The window aaaacataatctcatatttttcatacatttagGCAAATCTTATTTTTTCCAACATAACTTAaggtaattttatttctttattttttttttcaaacagaaAATGGAACGTCAGGGTAAAATGGAAATAGCTGCCCGCGAACGTGAAATGCAACGTTTACAGTGTATACCTAAAAAATGGAATCGTCGTGAAGAATATGAGTTTCTACGTGTACTCACCGGTTACGGTGTAGATCTTTTGCCACCCTCTGCCTTAACACCCGGTCTTACTACACTCTCTCCCGACTGgactaaatttaaacaaatggcTCATTTGGAGCGAAAAAGTGATGAGACTCTGGGTGATTactataaagtatttatagCCATGTGTAAGAGACAGGCCGGCGTTAAGTTGTCTGAAAATGAAAAGGGTCTAGAGGGCATAATTGAAGATATAAGTGAAGATCATGCTAAATTAATATTAGATCGTTTGGAATTGCTATCGAAATTGCGTGAAATAGCCAAACATCCACAATTGGAAGAACGTTTGAAATTGTGTATGGTAAATGCCGATACACCCGATTGGTGGGAGCCTGGTAAACATGATAAAGAGCTAATAGCAGCCGTACTCAAACATGGTCTCTATAGAtcgaaaacatttatatttaatgatCACACCTTCTCATTTGCCGATTCTGAAAAGAGATTTTTACGTGAATTAGAGGCTCAAATGCAACGTTCTATTAAATTGGAAGCCTTAAATGCTGAGAAATTAGCCGCAGCTTCTAAAGCAGCATCCGTAAAAGATGAAATTATCGATTTGGATGAAGAACTTTTAACCAAGGATAGTTtgattaaaaaggaaaatttctcACCAGTTAAAACGGAAATTAAAACAGAATCCTTAACAAGTGAAGTTAAAACAGAAGTTGCCAAAAAGGAGCCAGGTGAAGAAGACAAAGAAATGAAACCAGAAGATTTAAATACACCTAAAGAAGATATAGAAACACAAGATTTAACAAAAGATGAAGATGATGAAGTAGTAGTTAAGGAAAAGGACGATAaagaaacagaaataaaaactaaaactgaaactgAAACTTCAGAAAATGTAGAAGAAGTTAAAGAAAAGTGTGTAGAAGAGGAAGAAGCTGCTAAGAAGGACATTTCCAAAGATGAAACAATGGAGGTGGACAATAGTGAGGAACAAGAGACAACAGAAGATTTAAGTAAATCTAAAGAAGAAGATAAATCTTtggaaaaagttaataaatctaTGGAGGCAACAGAAACTAAAGAGGAAGACAAAATCGATTTagaaaaagaaagtaaaaaatccGATAACAAGGAAGAAGAAGATGAGGTATTATGCTtagaaaaggaaaaagaaaaaacagagGAAAGTAAAAAGGAACAAGATAAGGAATCTGAAAAATCCGAAACTGAAACTGAACCTAAAGAAACAGCAACAGAAAAAGAAACTGAGAAATTGGTTAAACCTAAAGATGATGAAGAAATGCTGGACTTAACTACAGCTACTACCGGTTCAAATGATCCAGATGATGAGGAAGTTatgaaggaaaaagaaaaagcgGTCGAAGAAGAATGCAAAAAACAGGCGGCCGAACTTAAAGCTAGATTCCCAGATTTAGAAGTTATACAGCCGGGAGCTGCCAAACAGAAACAAGAAAAACCCAAACTTGAGATAAGTATTAGTTGGTTTAAAGATTTCGCCTTGGAGAGACGTATCTATCATATTGTTTCCTGTATTGAAACAGGCAAATGGCCAGTGGATAAATCCTATTCAGCCTTGGTGGGTTGCAAGGGTATTGAACTTAATATAGGCTTACACGAAGCCATACCACATCTCAGTGTGGCGGTTGAAAAACGTTCTACTACCCCTGATGTTATAACCATTACCACAGATCATGGTGTCACCAAACATTTGTCCACTTCACAAGTGCAGCAAGTGGTTTCACCAAATGTTACTAATGCCACAACGGCGGCTATAGTTTCCACAAATGTGTCGGTGCCCACAATTAATACCACAAGTACCTCTTCCAAATCGGCGTTGGCATTGTCAACGTCGACGGTGGCGCCCATAACTACCTCCTCTACCCCATCTTCAGTACCAGCCATGTCGCCAGCTTCGTCTGCTTCTTCAGCAGCTGCTGCGGCCgccgctgctgctgctgcagccGGTTTGGGTGGCTTAGATGCCAATAGTTTTAATGCCGCCATGGCTGCGGCGGTGGCTGCCGCCGGAGGCAATGCTAGTGCTTTAAGCGCTTTATTGCCCGGTATGTCTTTGACATCTTTGCCTGGTTTAAATATACCCAATGCCAGCAGTCCCGTTCCCAGTAATAGCTCTACTACAACCAATACAAATTCGGGTAAAAAACGTAAACGTCATATTGCCATCGATGTGGAAACGGAAAGAGCCAAATTACATGCTCTTCTAAATAGTGCTCAGACTTGTAAGTATAACGTTTtgtttaaaagagtttttttagttaaataattacTATTTGTTACATTTTAGTGGCTCCCAAAGATTGGGAAACAGAAATTGCTAATATGACAGCAGCGGCTGCTGCTGCATCCACTGGTGTTAGCACTTCTTCAAGGCGTCCCTCATCAGCTGCTTCCCCAGCAGCTAATTCTTCTCTAAGCAGTGCTTTGCAACCGCCACCAGCGCATCAACATGCTCCTTTGTCCAGACAAAATTCAGGTCAATTTAGTAAACCTGCTGTTCCACCATTAAAAACACCACCACCCTCTTCTATGGGTGGTGCCATGGATTTATCTTCAaggtaaatattcaaaaataaatatacatttgtagatttacatttttttgtttaatttttaacaatttttttattaaaaaaatctttttttgtcaCTTCCAGCTTACCCAAAATGAATATGGCTGAAATAATGAAATCCGCTTCTTCTTCGGGAGCTATCGATTTAAGTGAGGTACAAGATTTTTCCATGAGTTCGAAAAAGCTATCATCATCCTCAAGTTCATCGTCATCCGCACTGTCTGCTAATACCTCAAGCATACATGCGGCTTTAAGTTCTGCATTCCCCTCAATGGCCAGTAAAGGTGGAAAACTTGATGATaccttaaataaattaatgaagaaAAACAATTGCGTAAGTTAaaagctaaatttaaacatgttaATATCACAGATTTTattaacgtttttatttaatttctccTTAACAGACCATTGAAGAACCAGTTGTAGGTAAAGAGAAGAAACGCAAGAAGTTGGATGAAATCGTCTTGGGTCTATCGGCTGCCAAGGAACAAAAGACTTTCCCGGATCCTTCCTTGCCCTCATCTAAGAAGCCACAAATACCACCCAGTGTTTCGGTAACCCCCGCTAATATACCAACATCCATGTCttcacaacaacaaaatcaaaaaccttttaCTATCACTGTTACGACAGTGCCCGGAAGTGAGTTTGAGTCTCTGaactttattaatttctaagcacaaacaaatgaaatgggggaaattttcaagaaattgcTCATAAACCCCTTTCCGAGAAATAATTactaatattttgtttcatttttttctacttattctCATTTATAACAGAAGGTAAAGGTAGCTCTTCATCGGCTGGACAATCGACTTCGACATCATCGTCGTCTTCGGCTAATACTGGTTTGTCGGCTTTACAAAGTATGGCTGGCATGGGTGGTCTATCGGCCAAGGATAGTCTTAATGCTTTATTAGCTCAAACAATGGCCACAGATCCGCAAACGTTCCTTAAGCAACAGCAAAAGATGATGCAATGTTTGCCACCAGCTCAACGTAAACTTTATGAAAGTATGTTGGCTGATATGGAACAGGCTATGAAGTCAAAGTATGTATCTAATATTAAGAAATCTTTCTTTCTGTTCTTTAAACACGGagtttaacataattattttgttacttCCCCTCTCCCACAGTAAATATGGTTCTCCTCATGATACCAAGGTTGATAAATGGCTAACTGATGTCAATTCTCCCTTAACAATGGACTATACCGGCGGCGCATCCTCGGCCAATAGTACCAGCAGTAGTAATACGCCCAGTTCAAACAGTCGTAGATCTAGTCGCCAACAATCGTCAACACCCACACAACAATCATTAAGCGCATCTCAGATGTCATCGTCGAAATCCTCTAATTCTTCATCGCACAGTCAATCGcatcaacatcaacaacagcaacaacaatcatCAATGGGAGGACCACCACCTGGTCTAACCGGCGATGAACCAGTGCcggtaataaataaacaaactggCAAAAGACTGACCGGTAACAAAGCACCTCAACTAAAGAGATTAATGCAAtggtaagtaatttttaaaaaagcgcAATTAAAATCcaactataaattattaattcatTCATTGCAGGCTCACAGAAAATCCCAATTATGAAGTTGATCCCAAGTGGTTGGAACAAATGCAAAATCCCATGTCTGCTCCTTCACCTAAACCTATGGAATCATCATATAGTTCGAGCAGTAAATCTCATACAGGCCGACCATCCTCTACATCCAGCAATGCCTCCTCCGGCAGCCATTCGAATTCTCAGCAACAGTCTTCGTCGCAGTCTACATCTTCGAATTCCAGTTCTTCGAAGAAATCCTCACGGCAGTCGGCCATGGATCAGGCTAATGCTGCAATGCAGTTCGGCTCATTAGCGGGTTTAAATCCCAGTCTTTTGGCCGGTCTTCCCAATTTGGGTGGATTCGATCCCAAGAATCCTCTTTCAGCCTTTGATCCCAAGAATCCTTTATTGTCTATGCCGTTTGCTGGTATGCCTGGCATGGGCAATATACCCGGTTTGGGTAATCTAAACAATATGAACCTTTTCGCCAGTTTGGCGGGTATGGGAGGTTTAGGCAATTTAGCTGGCATGGATACACAATCTTTGGCCGCTCTTATGGCAGCAGCTGGACCTGCTTTAAGTGGTTTAGGCGGTGTTACGGGTAGCTCCTCAAACAGCGGATCGAACAGTAAAAACTCCTCACAATCGAATACATCATCGAGTAAAAAGAGCAAAAATGATCAACAGGCTCAGCAAAATGCTGCAGCCGCCGCTGCTGCTGCAGCCGCGGCAGCTTTAGGAGCTAGTTCCTCTACGGGTAGTAATAACTCGTCATCGGGATCAAATTCTAAGAATTctgctgctgcagcagctgCCTCAGCTTCCCAATTGGCGGCAGGCTTCCCCTTCTTATTTGCCAATCCCTCACTTCTGTATCCACCCATGGGTATGAGTGGCTTAAATCCATACTCTTTGGGTTCCACCGGTTTGGGTTCGGCCTATGATCAATTGGCCCAACAGTATTTAATGAATGGAGCTTCCTCAGCCGGTTCCACTTCCACAACACAATCCAAGGCTCATCAATCACAGTCCAAATCATCCAACTCTCGTTCATCAGCCTCCTCAGCAGCTGCCTCATCGGCGGCCCAGGCAGCAAGTCTCATGAATGCAATGGCTGCCAGCATGTCTGGTTCCAGCGGTCAAGGTTCTAGTTCAACACAATCGTCCTCATCACGCGGTCGCCAATCGTCAGCCAGCAGAGCAGCTGCCCAAGCTTCTGCAGAAATGGCTCAATTATCTAATCTATTATTGCCTCCAGCAGATGCTCAAATTTTGGAATCATTCTCAAGAATGGCAAATATGGATTTGGCTCAGGCCACTAGACTCATGAACTCCTTAGGCATGCCACCAATATCCGGTTCATCAACTTCATCTTCCAACACCGTTAGTGAGAAGAGATCTTCTTCGAGTTCATCCGCCTCAAATGCTGCAGCCGCAGCTGCTCAACAGGCTGCCAAGGAACAACAGAAACTTATGGAACAGTTGGCTAGAGGTCAGTTGCCAACAGACTTAGCTACACTACAAGCCTTATCACAAGGCAAACTGCCACCCTCTATGACCGGCGCCACCAGCAGTTCTTCAAGTAATACCTCCTCTTCTAATACATCCAACAGCAAGAGTGCTAAGGCAGCGGCCGCCGCGGCTGCTGCAGCTGCTGCCGCCTTACCACAAATACCCGGTATGCCTGCTGATTTCAGTCAAGCCTTTTTGGCCGAAATGGCAGCTCAAGCTATGGCGGCTGCTGGTAGCTCCTTACCACTTACCGGGCCCGGTTCTCTGGCCAGCTTAACAGGTAGTTTGGCTGGTCTCACTGGAGGCTCCTCCACCACTACCAGCTCTTCATCATCGTCGGCCTCGAAGAGACAAAGAGATCAAGATGCTTTAGCCAAGGATGCCTTCCAAAAACAAATGGACTATTATACCAAACAATTGGGCTTGGGCTCTGGCATTTCCCTAATACCCACTTCGGCATCGGCCACCACACCCTCCTACTCGAACACCTCGTCTTCACAGGATGACCATCATAAGTCCAAGAGACAGCGTACTGATACATCAGCATCGCTTAAAGACGACCTAAATACTGCAGCAGCTTTGGCAGCTGCGGGTTTTCCTTTAAATCTGGGTGGAGGCATGACAAGTATAGAGAAATCTATTCGAGGCTCCTCTTCATCGTCTACTAGCCAACAACCGGAGGCCGATAAGGTAACCTTAACGCCATTGAATTCAGCGGGCATAGCGGCCAACTTACCCTCACAAACGACCATAACAATAGCACCGCCCATAAGTTCGGGAGCCAGTTCAAGCAGTGAACGTTCCGAACGTAGTGAATCTAGAATATCTTTGACCATTACAAATGCGGCAGAGGCAGCCAAAATGCCACCACCCTACGAGGAAGCCGATGAACTGATAATACAACCAATACTCAAAAAACCCGCATCATCAGCTCAAACgcaatcacaacaacaacagcaacaacaaaatccaTCCACATCCAACTCACAAATACCACCACCCACCTCGACAGCAAATACTAGCACAGCCAGCGCAGGTTCACACAGCGGTAGCATAGAAGATTTAGCCACTGAATCGGGTAATAATACTTCTGCCTCGTCCACTAACGAAGAGACACGTAGATCTTCGGGTCGTCTAAAACGTCCACGTTCTGGGGCCGATCATTCCCTCATTAGCGAACAGCCACCAGAGAAAAGACGCGAATTAAGATCCACACGCCACACACGTCAATCGTCATCAGGTAGTGCCGATAATTCTTTAAATCTGTCCACAAGTAGTGAAAACGAAGAAAAACAAGAATGAGTTTTAAGGCGCTTAAGGCGCACatctataaataaatagtaGGAAATTATTGTTAAAGGACGCCGTCAGAggagaaaatgaaaataaatttaaatgggtTGGTGGGAGAGTAAAAGAATAaacaagaaagaaagaaaaagatcAAGCTGCTTTAAAAGAATATAGGGGACTTACAAAGAAAGTTAATTAACAGctgtttaaaagcaaaaaacagagaaaaaaaaaaagagtagaactttttattagtttttagtaaagagaaaaaaacaaaataaaaaaacattaattataaactaaagAGTAAATATCACAGAAAGACtctttataaaagtataaataaaaaaacaactgcgaaagcaagtaaaatttaaaaaaaaaaggaaaactaatATGCAAAAGtgagtttagtttagttcttaaAATTAagctataaaaacaaacaaacaaaccccTCCCCCCTCTAGTTATTAATACTTatacagttttaaaaaaatttatgctaaaacaaattaattgatataaaaacaacaaaaaaatcattaaaacttgcaacattaaaaaaaatctatatattttttttaatttaattttgtaatatactATATAAgatataaattcttttaatattttctttaattttttaattttaaactttttattttattataatttttattttaaataatttttactcattttaacaacccaacacacatacacacacacactatttagaaatttatatttaaaaatcctaacaaatacacaacaatattaagaaaagttttaatgttttattataataacaaatagaaactatttacaaacaacaacaacgttgactttaaaacaaataccgtatatatatatagttactTGTAGAGAAATTACTATATTATAATGCTGCTGTTGAATATCTATTTTTATTAGTAATTCTCTTTATAAGCAACtattattacaatttgtttaacaaaaaaaaaaacgtttaagaaatgataaataattaaataaattaaaataaaatttatttcaagtttAAATTGAGGAAAAATATAACTAAGTTATGTTAATTACTAATTTGCTGCTGTGACTTTCTTTAACTAGTTAACATTTCATTCAATTTTTAacttgaaataatttaatatattttttagttattttttaaattttctttaatgcaaatttttttttttaatataaaaaatttatattcgtATTTATTCGATAATCacttgtaaaattattattattatattatattattattgtaacTACTATTAAATcgtaaaaccaacaacaacaacaacaaaaatctgtaataaaacacacacaaaaaaatatacaaattattttcatatataacaaatgaaatgataaacaaaaaaaaaacaacacaatatTGGCATTTATTTCAAGTTAAAGAGAGAGGTGTTTTTagagtttctaaaaaaaacggCAAGTTCAAGAGCCTTAAATTAGACGATAGAGGTCCTTTAAATCCTTATAAGAAGGGCCTAAGCTTTGGTTGTGTTTAAAGTTTGTTAATTaagaattgtttttatataatgagAGTATTTTTCTTCctgatttagttttttatattaatttcttattatttaagtcaagttttataaaataggcAATTTGCAAGTGAAATCGTCTAATAATGTTTTGTGCTACTCGTCTTAGGGTGCATTTAAAGGCATACGTAAGTTCTAGTGGTCCCTGTGTGATGACCTGagaagaaattatataaaaaaagcaaaaaattgcGAGATAACTTAAGAAAAAGTTATACAACCTAAAGCGCAACTCCACTCGGAGATTGTAGCAATCAATTTTGATTCCCTTCTACAAGAAGGTTTatagaaactttaaaaaaagaaacaagaaaacagaaaataaattgtttagatTCAgatcaaaaaaagtttaagcTTAAGATCAAAGACCGCATACATGATCGAGTAAAAAAGGAGTTATCGATACGAAAATTTATACGATCATGTATGCGGTAATTCAAATATAGAATCCTCATCGTTGGATCCATTCAAAAGAACGACTGATTACCCTGACAAAACCTAGCTAAATAGATTACAGACAGCAAATTTTCCAAGTTTGTCGTAGAATTTATTTCATAGCCATTACTAACAAACGCACTGCCTCTGCAATATGTGCTCAATTGCGTCTAGTTCCTCTAACATTCTTGTATAGTCTGTAGAAAACCAGAATCAGAATCATTAGACTGCAGCTGGACAGTTCAATAAGCAACAAGTTTTAAATACATTACAATTCATATTTCTCTTTCAGGACTGCTTAGTGATGTTCTCGTAAGAGGGAGTTTGAATCGGGTGAAATAAAGAAAGATACTTGTAGAGATAAGAAATAAGAGTGAGAAAAAGTCAAAAGGCCTCATTAACGATCCAACCTTAATGCCTTAAGATATTTCAGTCAAATCTTTAGTTTGCTTCTAATGCAAGCTAGAAACAGAGAAGATATTCAATAGATCCCCAATCTCCTTTGTCATAACAATTCCTATCGGATTTTCTTCTGATAACTCTGTAATTATGTTGATCAGTTGAAAATGAATCAAGTATTTGTTCGTTCTATTGATTAGTCCATCACGTTTGAGGAAATTtgaatagaatttgtttttcaGAGTTTTCTGAGTTCCTCAGAAATGATCTAGGTCCATATCGGATATCAATACTAAGCAATTCGATTGCCAACAGAAAAAGTCCCCATGCGAGTATTAGTATTACTGTTAAATCTCACATCGTCCTGTGTAAAGATGTCCCAAATTCCTTGTCCAAAGTCCTTGATGTAGTGTTCACACTTGTTAGGTATATGATTGCAGCCCTGGGTTTAAATTCTGTTTCGAAAGCTTTCTGTTTTGAATCGAATATTTTGATATTGAATTCTTCCCTTCTAGGGCCGTCTCGTGCTTCGACATTCAGCGGAATTTCTTAGAAATGATCAAGGTCTATATCGGATATCAATACTAAGCAATTCTATTGCCAACAGAAAAAGTTCCCATGCGAGTATTTCTATGACTTCTAAATCTCACATCGTCCCGTATAAAGATGTCCCAAATTCCTTGTTGTGATGTTCACACTTGTTAGGTATATGACTGCAGCCCTGGGTTTAAATTCTGTTTTGAATCGAATACTAAAGTTTCTCTGAAAGTAGAGTTTGCATGCAAGATGTTGCTACATTCGATACCAATCGAAAACTAAATTGCTTTTTAAAGGatgatttcaatgaaaaaagATTGCCCCAATACACATCTCATATTCTGCAGGGCATTTGATAATACATAAAGGAATAAAATCTATTCTATCTACTCCGAAAGTCAAACAAGAGTAATCGGTTTACAACTACGTATGtaacatttcaaatattaaaaagagtTGAACTGAACTAATAAAATAATCCTTAAAGAATGTTCGCAACTATTTGCGATAGTAACTTCTTATCCGTGTTTAGCTCATCATCACTGAATGCTTAAACTAGTAAAGAACAGAAAATATTCGAGAATACAAAATTCAAAGATTTAGTTCAATTTAACCCTGAAGTAAAGAACTAGTTcataattgaattaatttaaaatttctgacattgaataatagtttttacttaaaactagCTAAGACGACCGTTACGCATAATTTGCCGTAAATTTCACTTATAGAGCTCTATACGTAAGAATCTTAATAAGAGATAGAAGTTGgccattaattttcttttgagttTTTCTGCCATTAAATACAATTGTTCTTGAATGTCGATTACGAACAAATAACACTTCAATACTTGGAGTGTTGAGTGCATAACATTTTACGGAAATGACATTTTCgcttaaatcaaattttacaaaaaccgCAAAGATCAATTACCTCCTCATGATGGTTGCacttgtgttattttaaaattcttgcaTTTTGTTCGCCCAATGCTGCTGAGCAACAAAAAgctacaaatttaataaaatttaacggattttgaatattttaaaaaaatttttgtaaaacaaataaaaaattattgacattttataCGATACTTTTTCCAATGCTGCTGGAAATGGTAGAAATTCATAGAAatcaaaaaactttgtttaaacaaCTTCAcaggttattaaaataaaacatttacttttctttagaaaaaaaaataataattttcagtaaattgtttttttttttgaaaaaaagctgctgtaaaccaaataaaacaaatttattgaaaattattattttttgaatttaaaatttaactattaaatattaagtaaagtgaaaaaaacaaaactttataaagCGCTTATAAAATtagagaataaaaaacaaacagaaaattaaaaacataaacttaaaaaaaaaatcaatataaaaaaataaaataaaactgcatgcttataaattaaattattctataaataataaaactttaaatttaattttaaataaaaaaaacataaaacatttctataaaaaaagcacaaaaaaataaaaaaaaatgatttaatatgtaactaaaaataaaaaatatatatattttcttaaaaacactatattaaaacaaaataattttgtaaatacataaataaatattttattaacaagacaaaaaaaataagttttataattggacaattaattaaatgtggctaaatttaagtttattaaattttataaaatatcttttaaaagaaaacccCAGCAACCATCaacacaaaaaactaaatagaatttatctttataaaaacaaaaacaaacaaacccaaccttaataataatagtaattcaaaataaatttaaataaaaacctgttgcttcattatttaaaaaaaaaaaaacaaaataattcataaaaatttataaatatattataaatataaaacaaaaaacaattattttttaatctatcagcaaaataacaaaacattacatGCTCTGTTACCAACCataattattatacaaatatataaataacaaaataaaaattataaaaacatttttgcaaaacaaattattaaaaagaaatctccatttaaataaaaaaataaataaataaaacaaattatgtatGAACATTTATTATGacatcagttttttttaataattactatttaaatataagtatgatttaattattaaaacaacaacaacaactattactacaacaacaaatgatattgaattatatatacaacaacaaaacaaaaattctaaacaaaataaaaaaatgtataaaaaatgattgttagttttatttcaaaatagatTTGAATAGATTTGCCTAATAGTTCGGGCTACGCCGAAAACGAATCTAACCTCAGTattagacagatagatagatagatagatagatagatagatagatagatagatagatagatagatagatagatagatagatatatagatagatagatagatagatagatagatagatagatagatagatagatagatagatagataggtagttagatagatagatagatagatagatagatagatagatagatagatagttagatatatagatagatagatagatagatagatagatagatagatagatagatagatagatagatagatagatagatagatagatagatagatagataggtagatagatagatagatagatagatagatagatagatagataggtagataaatagatagatagatagatagatagatagatagatagatagatagatagatagatagatagatagatagatagatagatagatagatagatagatagatagatagatagatagatagatagatagatagatagatagatagataggtagatagttagttcgttagttagttaattaattacgTTCTGGCAAATGGAAACAATACTCCATAGGCTATGCTAGGATCAGAGATCTCAGATCAAATAATCAATATAATGTTGATTATTGTATTTCGCTACCGTCTCTTGTGAGAAAGTTCCGATATTATATCTCCTCGGAGTCTCAGTAATCTCTCCTTCTGCCACATAATTGTTTCCGAGTTTACACAGACGGATCCAAGACGGCGAAAAAAGTTGGCGGTGGCATTTTCATTGAGGAATTTGTAAGGAAAATCTCCTTCTGACTTAATGGTGAATGTAGCATCCTTCAAGTTGAAATATCAGCGATAAAAAGGGCATTAAATTGGCTTAGATACTATTGGATAACTAACAGGGATATCAAAAGTCATACCGACAGTCAAGCTGCTATTAAATCCCTAATTGTTGTGTTTTCCACATCCAAAGTTATCCATGAATACCGGACGTCTCTCAATGAGATGGCGATACATTCCAACATCACccacgttcccacgacaattggatcatTGCTCCGGAACTACCCAAGTCATACTcgaccaaagattgtcaacccagcgacagctatATCAACCGAAAATTTTTTTCCCAGGAAGTTTTTTGTCACAGTCGAACtgtcacaacaacaacaaaatcaccCTAATTTGGGTAAAGGGACACGGGATTTCGTATGGCAATAGCATTGCTGACACCTTGGCAA of the Lucilia cuprina isolate Lc7/37 chromosome 2, ASM2204524v1, whole genome shotgun sequence genome contains:
- the LOC111678590 gene encoding mucin-19 isoform X8; the encoded protein is MEVIKPMDFSSFTAFCEHLNKSTTSSTTTAAASVATTTNTQHSVAVVTATTPPPPAQPPPPPPLLLQQQQQQAIPMPPSSSPQPTSHINGTIYFEKMERQGKMEIAAREREMQRLQCIPKKWNRREEYEFLRVLTGYGVDLLPPSALTPGLTTLSPDWTKFKQMAHLERKSDETLGDYYKVFIAMCKRQAGVKLSENEKGLEGIIEDISEDHAKLILDRLELLSKLREIAKHPQLEERLKLCMVNADTPDWWEPGKHDKELIAAVLKHGLYRSKTFIFNDHTFSFADSEKRFLRELEAQMQRSIKLEALNAEKLAAASKAASVKDEIIDLDEELLTKDSLIKKENFSPVKTEIKTESLTSEVKTEVAKKEPGEEDKEMKPEDLNTPKEDIETQDLTKDEDDEVVVKEKDDKETEIKTKTETETSENVEEVKEKCVEEEEAAKKDISKDETMEVDNSEEQETTEDLSKSKEEDKSLEKVNKSMEATETKEEDKIDLEKESKKSDNKEEEDEVLCLEKEKEKTEESKKEQDKESEKSETETEPKETATEKETEKLVKPKDDEEMLDLTTATTGSNDPDDEEVMKEKEKAVEEECKKQAAELKARFPDLEVIQPGAAKQKQEKPKLEISISWFKDFALERRIYHIVSCIETGKWPVDKSYSALVGCKGIELNIGLHEAIPHLSVAVEKRSTTPDVITITTDHGVTKHLSTSQVQQVVSPNVTNATTAAIVSTNVSVPTINTTSTSSKSALALSTSTVAPITTSSTPSSVPAMSPASSASSAAAAAAAAAAAAGLGGLDANSFNAAMAAAVAAAGGNASALSALLPGMSLTSLPGLNIPNASSPVPSNSSTTTNTNSGKKRKRHIAIDVETERAKLHALLNSAQTLAPKDWETEIANMTAAAAAASTGVSTSSRRPSSAASPAANSSLSSALQPPPAHQHAPLSRQNSGQFSKPAVPPLKTPPPSSMGGAMDLSSSLPKMNMAEIMKSASSSGAIDLSEVQDFSMSSKKLSSSSSSSSSALSANTSSIHAALSSAFPSMASKGGKLDDTLNKLMKKNNCTIEEPVVGKEKKRKKLDEIVLGLSAAKEQKTFPDPSLPSSKKPQIPPSVSVTPANIPTSMSSQQQNQKPFTITVTTVPGKGKGSSSSAGQSTSTSSSSSANTGLSALQSMAGMGGLSAKDSLNALLAQTMATDPQTFLKQQQKMMQCLPPAQRKLYESMLADMEQAMKSNKYGSPHDTKVDKWLTDVNSPLTMDYTGGASSANSTSSSNTPSSNSRRSSRQQSSTPTQQSLSASQMSSSKSSNSSSHSQSHQHQQQQQQSSMGGPPPGLTGDEPVPVINKQTGKRLTGNKAPQLKRLMQWLTENPNYEVDPKWLEQMQNPMSAPSPKPMESSYSSSSKSHTGRPSSTSSNASSGSHSNSQQQSSSQSTSSNSSSSKKSSRQSAMDQANAAMQFGSLAGLNPSLLAGLPNLGGFDPKNPLSAFDPKNPLLSMPFAGMPGMGNIPGLGNLNNMNLFASLAGMGGLGNLAGMDTQSLAALMAAAGPALSGLGGVTGSSSNSGSNSKNSSQSNTSSSKKSKNDQQAQQNAAAAAAAAAAAALGASSSTGSNNSSSGSNSKNSAAAAAASASQLAAGFPFLFANPSLLYPPMGMSGLNPYSLGSTGLGSAYDQLAQQYLMNGASSAGSTSTTQSKAHQSQSKSSNSRSSASSAAASSAAQAASLMNAMAASMSGSSGQGSSSTQSSSSRGRQSSASRAAAQASAEMAQLSNLLLPPADAQILESFSRMANMDLAQATRLMNSLGMPPISGSSTSSSNTVSEKRSSSSSSASNAAAAAAQQAAKEQQKLMEQLARGQLPTDLATLQALSQGKLPPSMTGATSSSSSNTSSSNTSNSKSAKAAAAAAAAAAAALPQIPGMPADFSQAFLAEMAAQAMAAAGSSLPLTGPGSLASLTGSLAGLTGGSSTTTSSSSSSASKRQRDQDALAKDAFQKQMDYYTKQLGLGSGISLIPTSASATTPSYSNTSSSQDDHHKSKRQRTDTSASLKDDLNTAAALAAAGFPLNLGGGMTSIEKSIRGSSSSSTSQQPEADKVTLTPLNSAGIAANLPSQTTITIAPPISSGASSSSERSERSESRISLTITNAAEAAKMPPPYEEADELIIQPILKKPASSAQTQSQQQQQQQNPSTSNSQIPPPTSTANTSTASAGSHSGSIEDLATESGNNTSASSTNEETRRSSGRLKRPRSGADHSLISEQPPEKRRELRSTRHTRQSSSGSADNSLNLSTSSENEEKQE